One window of Helicoverpa zea isolate HzStark_Cry1AcR chromosome 12, ilHelZeax1.1, whole genome shotgun sequence genomic DNA carries:
- the LOC124635138 gene encoding uncharacterized protein LOC124635138 produces MRSEELVANEVLAFLQYQLDVMDEVSVTQICTSNFTEEEIRSAKKLLYESLQMADRMPTRRRDEKGERSLQDTIRLLKETDPDDVPTFVAKELRKLPPVTFDHVDVTRLLKDITSMRSSLVELQLKLEASQSTICDLRNEVAELRNSACRSHAHANSDNTRHGQVNASPQRAESAKLHSSPAVANTSDASPCPALPASPAYGTPTNVSTSRLGRVYSDAVKRDPVQRPPKATVAIQYQPEGTRGTVQSVPCKGKVDADGFVKVERRKKKPSSRNQCGTALTGPNMLLRPAIPTTQLYVSRLHHSTKVEEIVEYIRVKTNWTLRVERLEPRHNTNFKSFVVRVPTQHLDMFQEAFWPKGVVFRRFRGRLRDTTQCNTTPPIRVNK; encoded by the coding sequence ATGCGTTCGGAAGAACTCGTGGCGAACGAGGTCCTGGCGTTCCTGCAGTACCAGCTGGACGTCATGGATGAGGTCAGTGTGACCCAGATTTGCACCTCAAACTTCACCGAGGAGGAGATACGCAGCGCAAAGAAGCTGTTGTACGAGTCGCTGCAAATGGCAGACCGAATGCCGACCCGCAGGCGAGATGAAAAGGGAGAGAGGAGTCTCCAAGACACTATAAGGCTGTTGAAGGAGACCGACCCGGACGACGTGCCAACGTTCGTGGCAAAGGAGTTGCGGAAGCTGCCCCCGGTCACTTTCGATcacgtcgacgtcaccaggctgttaAAGGACATCACGAGTATGAGGTCCAGCCTGGTCGAGCTGCAATTGAAGCTGGAGGCATCACAATCCACCATCTGTGATCTACGTAACGAGGTAGCAGAATTGCGAAACTCTGCATGTAGGTCACACGCGCATGCCAACAGCGACAACACACGCCACGGACAGGTCAACGCATCGCCGCAACGCGCCGAGTCAGCAAAATTGCACTCGTCGCCTGCCGTCGCCAATACTAGTGATGCGTCACCGTGCCCCGCCCTCCCCGCGTCCCCTGCCTACGGGACGCCGACGAATGTAAGCACGTCTAGGCTTGGACGTGTTTACTCGGATGCCGTAAAGCGAGATCCCGTCCAACGGCCACCTAAAGCTACTGTGGCGATACAATATCAGCCCGAAGGAACCCGAGGTACGGTACAATCTGTACCATGTAAAGGGAAAGTTGATGCAGATGGTTTCGTGAAGGTGGAAAGAAGGAAGAAGAAGCCATCTAGCCGAAATCAATGCGGAACTGCGTTGACTGGTCCGAACATGCTGCTGCGCCCCGCAATaccgacgacgcagctgtatgtttcgcgtttacatcactccacgaaggtcgaggagatcgtggagtatatacGAGTCAAGACGAACTGGACCTTAAGAGTCGAGAGGTTGGAGCCCAGACACAACACAAATTTCAAATCgtttgtggtacgtgtgccgactcagcatctcgacatgttccaagaagcgttttggccgaaaggtgtcgttttccggcgtttccgcgggaggctacgcgacaccacgcagtgCAACACGACACCGCCTATTCGTGTTAACAAATAG